In Elusimicrobiaceae bacterium, the following are encoded in one genomic region:
- a CDS encoding J domain-containing protein codes for MSAEYKDYYKILGVTRADGADAVKAAYRKLARKYHPDMHPDAKKAEMSEKFKDINEAYDVLSDPKKKNMYDSLGPDWDKAGPAYAGGQPRGAQGFPGGFGGQNFRYSAGGANNFSGFSDFFNSIFGGGSGFSAGGAPFDFDAGRETGPGSQLDIEAELTLPLREAFAGGQKTLAVPYNSVSGGRRYRAIKNVTAKLPGGINDGATIKLKGQGISQNGRTGDLYIKVRLLPDPGFRLDGLDLETTVPVPPWTAALGGETTVATLDSTVRIKVPENTPSGKKLKIKGHGYGKPAGPRGDLYAIITIANPEKLTTRQKTLYEQLAENKNA; via the coding sequence ATGAGCGCGGAATATAAGGACTACTACAAGATACTGGGCGTAACGCGCGCCGACGGCGCGGACGCGGTGAAAGCCGCGTACCGCAAACTCGCGCGCAAATACCACCCGGACATGCACCCGGACGCGAAAAAAGCCGAAATGTCCGAAAAGTTCAAGGACATCAATGAAGCCTACGACGTACTCTCGGATCCGAAAAAGAAAAACATGTACGACTCGCTCGGCCCGGACTGGGACAAGGCCGGCCCGGCTTATGCCGGCGGACAGCCGCGCGGCGCGCAGGGCTTCCCCGGCGGGTTCGGCGGGCAGAATTTCCGTTATTCAGCTGGCGGCGCCAATAATTTTTCCGGGTTCAGCGATTTTTTCAATTCCATTTTCGGAGGCGGCTCCGGGTTCAGCGCCGGCGGCGCGCCTTTTGATTTTGACGCGGGCCGGGAAACCGGGCCCGGATCCCAACTGGACATCGAAGCCGAACTGACGCTGCCGCTGCGCGAAGCCTTTGCCGGCGGGCAGAAAACTCTCGCGGTACCCTACAACTCCGTTTCAGGCGGGCGCCGCTACCGCGCCATAAAAAATGTGACCGCCAAGCTGCCCGGCGGCATTAACGACGGCGCAACGATAAAACTCAAAGGTCAGGGCATTTCCCAAAACGGCAGAACCGGCGATCTTTATATAAAAGTGCGGCTTTTGCCCGACCCCGGATTCCGCCTGGACGGCCTTGATCTGGAAACCACCGTGCCGGTTCCGCCCTGGACCGCGGCCCTGGGCGGCGAAACAACCGTTGCCACGCTGGACTCGACTGTGCGGATCAAGGTGCCGGAAAACACTCCTTCCGGCAAGAAACTCAAGATTAAAGGCCACGGATACGGCAAGCCCGCCGGCCCGCGCGGCGATTTATACGCGATTATAACAATTGCCAACCCGGAAAAACTGACCACCCGGCAAAAAACGCTTTACGAACAGCTGGCTGAAAACAAAAACGCATAA
- a CDS encoding DUF3857 domain-containing protein yields MRLITFVMAVCALCPQARAHVLKLKDGTVIQGHALSASTGSFRLEGGFTVPVRKTLQLHFMELEPVTSDYFQPLPESPGAAQQINAQAKKLGARYPQEQGLVLRDLTDITLRSDGSWFLRRHFTAKALAFSAAEDFKQFAEELDNGRERVKFRKATVYRPDGSAATLDPANLASTEPQAQDGMYSESAMLVYSFPEFSAGSALDVITEREVFSPFKKEFFFPRALRRTLYPVAEWRFSVTVPKNRNFFYSADRFTGEFARYAAPSVTRSSAAVTYTWRVKNLPPVIPERMMPPAMELYPAVKGALFKGWGPVFDWISPQYLERMTPDPRLAELALGLTAGASNRNEKIAALYHYVQKTIRYTAVKLGMSSNWAGYDVNLTWRRKYGCCIDKALLLAVMLKTAGVEAEPFVLNASNVQAHDFRLADMDFEHAVVRVRTDSGILFLDPTGNDYPYPYMAPENYSAGGIAPLSRTTDYTTPPPARENRTEYDYTVSVTPDLAEKISLTATYYGPTEGVQRAAFRELAPIERAHTVHEWLKQIAPSARAGRPRLSHLEDFDGHFSIQTSFSLDREIIEAGNLRIFTLPGFEQSFAEAGTQSRLYPLVYPVPEQIVYNYTITYPKDYDLEALQPPLELNNRFGSFTLKTEHERGLIRLTAVFTRTARRISAADYPQYRAFLNRISRISRDKIFFSLNLQ; encoded by the coding sequence ATGCGGCTCATTACTTTCGTCATGGCGGTCTGCGCGCTGTGCCCTCAGGCGCGGGCCCATGTGCTCAAACTGAAGGACGGCACGGTCATACAGGGCCATGCGCTTTCGGCAAGCACCGGATCATTCCGGCTGGAGGGCGGATTCACCGTGCCGGTCCGGAAAACCCTGCAGCTGCATTTCATGGAGCTGGAACCGGTCACCTCGGATTATTTCCAGCCGCTCCCCGAAAGTCCCGGCGCCGCGCAGCAGATCAACGCGCAGGCGAAAAAACTGGGAGCCCGTTACCCGCAGGAACAGGGATTGGTGCTGCGCGACCTGACGGACATCACTCTGCGGAGTGACGGTTCGTGGTTTCTCAGGCGCCATTTCACCGCCAAAGCGCTGGCGTTTTCCGCCGCCGAGGATTTCAAGCAGTTCGCCGAGGAGCTCGATAACGGGCGCGAGCGCGTCAAATTCCGCAAAGCGACGGTCTATCGCCCCGACGGATCCGCCGCCACGCTCGACCCGGCCAATCTGGCGTCCACCGAGCCGCAGGCGCAGGACGGCATGTATTCCGAATCGGCAATGCTGGTCTATTCCTTCCCGGAATTTTCAGCCGGCAGCGCGCTGGACGTGATAACAGAACGCGAGGTTTTCAGCCCTTTCAAAAAAGAGTTCTTTTTTCCGCGCGCGCTGCGCCGGACACTTTATCCGGTGGCGGAGTGGCGGTTCTCCGTCACCGTGCCGAAAAACAGAAATTTTTTTTATTCGGCGGATCGGTTCACCGGCGAGTTCGCCCGATACGCCGCGCCCTCGGTCACCCGCTCGTCCGCCGCCGTTACCTACACCTGGAGAGTGAAGAACCTGCCGCCGGTGATACCGGAAAGGATGATGCCGCCCGCCATGGAGCTTTATCCTGCCGTCAAAGGCGCGCTGTTCAAGGGCTGGGGCCCGGTTTTCGACTGGATCAGCCCCCAGTATCTTGAAAGAATGACGCCGGACCCGCGCCTTGCCGAGCTGGCCCTCGGGCTTACCGCCGGCGCTTCGAACCGGAACGAAAAAATCGCCGCGCTCTACCATTATGTCCAGAAAACGATACGCTATACGGCGGTCAAACTGGGAATGTCGTCGAACTGGGCCGGTTATGACGTAAACCTCACCTGGCGCCGCAAATACGGCTGCTGCATTGACAAGGCGCTGCTGCTTGCCGTAATGCTGAAAACGGCAGGTGTGGAGGCGGAGCCGTTCGTATTGAACGCCTCCAATGTGCAGGCACACGATTTCCGGCTTGCCGATATGGATTTCGAACATGCGGTAGTGCGCGTGCGGACGGACTCCGGCATTTTGTTCCTCGATCCGACCGGCAATGATTATCCGTACCCGTACATGGCGCCGGAAAATTATTCCGCCGGCGGCATCGCGCCGCTCAGCCGCACCACCGATTACACCACCCCGCCGCCCGCGCGGGAAAACCGCACCGAATATGATTACACCGTCTCCGTCACGCCGGATCTGGCCGAAAAAATCAGCCTGACCGCAACCTATTACGGCCCCACGGAAGGCGTTCAGCGCGCGGCGTTCCGCGAGCTGGCTCCGATAGAGCGCGCTCATACCGTGCACGAATGGCTCAAACAGATAGCTCCGTCCGCCAGAGCCGGCCGGCCGCGGTTGAGCCATCTGGAGGATTTCGACGGGCATTTCAGCATCCAGACGAGTTTTTCGCTCGACCGGGAGATAATTGAAGCCGGCAACCTCCGAATTTTCACACTGCCGGGGTTCGAGCAGAGCTTTGCCGAGGCGGGCACCCAGTCGCGGCTGTACCCGCTGGTCTATCCCGTGCCGGAGCAGATCGTGTACAACTACACCATCACTTATCCGAAAGATTACGATCTGGAAGCGCTGCAGCCGCCGCTGGAACTCAATAACCGGTTCGGCTCCTTCACGCTGAAAACGGAACACGAACGGGGCCTTATACGCCTGACGGCCGTTTTCACCCGGACGGCGCGGCGCATATCCGCCGCGGACTACCCGCAATACCGCGCGTTTTTAAACCGGATTTCCCGCATTTCGCGCGACAAAATTTTTTTCAGCCTGAACCTGCAATGA
- a CDS encoding DUF3857 domain-containing protein, translating to MKIPHTLTILLFAACATARADILVLRDGTETEGAFAGLENKTLYFTDGRGVTGAIAEKDALKVLFVQRRENVPDYPAGPEAEAAAQSSATARDFDNEAAANWLRHYSYTLLPDGRAVRSRRVIRKLLLEEGRDAVGNAKFFYNSAYEEAGLQYALSLNGTTAAFTDATTVVDGTEETDFPEYDQYASVKFSIPRVSPGSAADYTVISTAPAISPQFPFFDRVHLLDRYPAKQLRIDVTVPDNIILLSSASAGVELVKTGVTESNGLRTETWTARNTPAKVRAAKYMPVFCFAQADSWENIASYFAGRIGELLKNDTLPELPPAAGLTETQRAAALYQLVSDNIIFAPVYMSHSTYLPRPASLTLKRGTGNMLDKPFALYALLLKNGIKASLVYSDTREDPAFFPEIPSIRQTAEAVILAELDGKSVWLAPLGQDNSFAALPPRLQDCTGLIVHGPGTGTLVKTPLAPPDESALRTVSAMIMDGAGNLRVKSRYSFTGKYDADWRQYRHITRDERRKNVEANLNAALPGVRLSSFEFTGLDSLSDRLGLRAEYELDGYALTAGGRYLAFRVPDMEKSSQNAVLETRDTELDLQSLDRTTVSAEIACPREFFVYHLPPPLSIDEECCGYSARYEKTPGGIRLDEEMTIKQPRIPAGQYPRYRDFIRKVSEYSRNYVVLKRKNIAQ from the coding sequence ATGAAAATACCGCACACTCTGACAATACTGCTGTTTGCCGCCTGCGCGACCGCGCGGGCGGACATCCTGGTGCTGCGCGACGGCACCGAAACGGAAGGCGCCTTCGCCGGCCTCGAAAATAAAACGCTGTATTTTACCGACGGGCGCGGCGTGACCGGCGCCATTGCGGAAAAAGACGCGCTGAAAGTGCTGTTCGTGCAGCGGCGCGAAAACGTGCCGGATTATCCGGCCGGGCCCGAAGCCGAAGCCGCCGCGCAAAGCTCCGCCACCGCGCGCGATTTCGATAACGAGGCCGCCGCCAACTGGCTGCGCCATTATTCATACACGCTGCTGCCGGACGGCAGGGCGGTCCGCTCCCGGCGCGTTATCAGGAAACTGCTGCTGGAAGAAGGGCGCGACGCGGTGGGCAACGCCAAATTCTTCTATAACAGCGCGTACGAGGAAGCCGGCCTGCAATACGCGCTGTCGCTCAACGGCACGACGGCGGCGTTCACCGACGCAACCACCGTAGTTGACGGCACCGAGGAAACCGATTTCCCCGAATATGACCAGTATGCCAGCGTAAAGTTCTCGATCCCGCGCGTTTCACCGGGCTCGGCGGCAGACTACACGGTGATAAGCACCGCGCCCGCAATTTCGCCGCAGTTTCCTTTTTTCGACAGGGTGCATCTGCTCGACCGCTACCCGGCAAAGCAGCTGCGGATTGATGTGACCGTGCCGGATAACATTATCCTGCTAAGCTCGGCCAGCGCTGGCGTCGAGCTGGTGAAAACCGGAGTAACGGAATCAAACGGCCTGCGCACCGAAACCTGGACGGCGCGCAACACCCCGGCAAAAGTGCGGGCGGCGAAATACATGCCGGTTTTCTGTTTCGCGCAGGCGGACAGCTGGGAAAACATCGCCTCGTATTTCGCCGGGCGGATCGGCGAACTGCTGAAAAACGACACGCTGCCCGAACTGCCGCCTGCCGCGGGCTTAACCGAAACTCAAAGAGCCGCCGCGCTTTACCAGCTGGTGTCGGACAATATCATATTCGCGCCGGTCTATATGAGCCATTCGACATACCTGCCCAGGCCCGCCTCGCTGACATTGAAGCGCGGCACCGGCAACATGCTCGACAAACCCTTCGCGCTGTACGCGCTGCTGCTGAAAAACGGCATAAAGGCAAGCCTTGTCTATTCCGACACCCGGGAAGACCCGGCATTTTTTCCGGAAATTCCCTCCATCCGCCAGACCGCGGAAGCGGTAATACTGGCGGAGCTGGACGGAAAATCCGTCTGGCTGGCCCCGCTCGGTCAGGACAACTCGTTCGCCGCGCTGCCGCCCCGCCTTCAGGACTGCACTGGACTGATAGTGCACGGGCCCGGCACGGGAACGCTGGTAAAAACTCCGCTCGCGCCGCCGGACGAATCGGCTTTGCGCACCGTTTCAGCCATGATAATGGATGGCGCCGGAAACCTGCGCGTGAAATCCCGCTACAGCTTCACCGGCAAATATGACGCGGACTGGCGCCAGTACCGCCATATAACCCGCGACGAGCGGCGCAAGAACGTGGAAGCGAACCTCAACGCGGCGCTGCCCGGAGTGCGGCTGAGCAGTTTTGAATTTACGGGACTTGACAGTCTGTCCGACCGGCTCGGCCTCCGCGCCGAATACGAACTGGACGGCTACGCCCTCACCGCCGGCGGAAGATATCTGGCGTTTCGCGTGCCGGATATGGAGAAATCCTCCCAGAACGCGGTACTGGAAACCCGCGACACGGAACTCGACCTGCAGTCGCTGGACAGAACAACGGTTTCGGCTGAAATCGCCTGCCCGCGTGAATTTTTTGTCTACCACCTGCCGCCGCCGCTCAGCATTGACGAGGAGTGCTGCGGTTACTCCGCCCGGTACGAAAAAACGCCCGGCGGCATCCGGCTGGACGAGGAAATGACAATAAAACAGCCGCGCATACCCGCCGGCCAGTATCCCCGCTACCGCGATTTCATAAGAAAAGTTTCGGAATACAGCCGCAATTACGTGGTGCTGAAAAGGAAAAATATCGCGCAATGA
- a CDS encoding sodium:solute symporter family protein: MQLSPIDYIIIGIYFFFVLAIGMLLKRKVKSSADFLGGRGGNGSIPLWITSLAFISANLGAQEVLGMAASGAKYGIMTAHFYWVGAIPAMVFLGLFMMPFYYGSRARSVPEYLSLRFDEKTRTFNALSFATMTVFSSGVSLYALAILLEALLGWNFGFSILLSAGIVAVYTFTGGLKSAIYNEVLQFFLIVLGITPLVYAGLHRVGGWTGLKTQLPAVMTHTWQYMGSPDQNPMGVGIFGMVMGLGFVLSFGYWCTDFLLVQRAMTARSMSDAQRTPLIAAFPKMLLPFIVILPGLIALVMTRMNAGFALPVKPDGRMDFDMTLPTMLTYFYPSGLLGVGLTALMASFMSGMAGNVTAFNTVWTYDIYQAHLCKTGTDEHYLKVGRIATVAGIIISIATAYLARSFNNIMDLLQLVFGFVNAPLFATFLLGMFWKRTTGHGAFSGLLAGTAAAAVTHGITIAEGKGGWLLFGGMSPPHQFRSAMGQAFAIAIVAWATCFLITLAVSLFTKPKPDEEMRGLVYSLTQRPVSTEKRWYMRPGPLAAGVLIMTLALNYIFH, encoded by the coding sequence ATGCAGCTTAGCCCAATTGATTACATAATCATCGGCATTTATTTCTTTTTTGTACTGGCGATCGGCATGCTTTTGAAACGCAAGGTGAAATCCAGCGCTGATTTTCTGGGCGGGCGCGGAGGCAACGGGTCCATTCCGCTGTGGATAACGAGCCTCGCCTTTATTTCGGCGAACCTGGGCGCGCAGGAAGTGCTGGGCATGGCCGCCTCCGGCGCGAAATACGGAATAATGACCGCTCATTTCTACTGGGTGGGCGCCATCCCCGCCATGGTGTTCCTCGGCCTGTTCATGATGCCGTTTTACTACGGCAGCCGCGCGCGGTCGGTGCCGGAATACCTGAGCCTGCGTTTTGACGAGAAAACCCGCACGTTCAACGCACTGTCATTCGCGACGATGACGGTGTTTTCGTCGGGCGTGTCGCTTTACGCGCTGGCGATCCTGCTGGAGGCCCTGCTGGGCTGGAATTTCGGTTTTTCCATTCTGCTGTCGGCGGGGATCGTGGCGGTGTACACATTCACCGGCGGGCTGAAAAGCGCGATCTATAACGAGGTTCTCCAGTTTTTCCTTATCGTGCTGGGCATCACGCCGCTGGTTTACGCCGGCCTGCACAGGGTGGGCGGCTGGACCGGCCTTAAAACCCAGCTGCCGGCGGTAATGACCCATACCTGGCAATACATGGGCTCGCCCGACCAGAACCCCATGGGCGTAGGCATATTCGGCATGGTGATGGGCCTGGGCTTCGTGCTTTCGTTCGGGTACTGGTGCACCGACTTTCTGCTGGTGCAGCGCGCGATGACCGCACGCAGCATGTCGGACGCGCAGCGCACTCCGCTTATCGCCGCGTTTCCGAAAATGCTGCTTCCGTTCATTGTGATCCTGCCGGGGCTTATCGCGCTTGTCATGACCCGGATGAACGCCGGTTTTGCGCTCCCCGTCAAACCCGACGGCCGCATGGATTTCGACATGACGCTGCCCACCATGCTCACCTATTTCTATCCGTCCGGCCTGCTGGGTGTGGGGTTAACCGCGCTGATGGCTTCCTTCATGTCGGGCATGGCGGGCAACGTGACCGCGTTCAACACCGTATGGACCTATGACATTTATCAGGCGCATCTCTGCAAAACAGGCACCGACGAGCACTACCTCAAAGTGGGCAGGATAGCCACCGTGGCGGGCATAATCATCTCCATCGCCACCGCTTATCTGGCGCGGAGTTTTAACAACATCATGGATCTGCTGCAGCTGGTTTTCGGGTTCGTGAACGCGCCGCTGTTCGCGACCTTCCTGCTGGGAATGTTCTGGAAACGCACCACCGGTCACGGCGCGTTCTCCGGCCTGCTTGCCGGCACCGCCGCCGCGGCCGTTACGCACGGCATTACGATTGCGGAGGGCAAAGGCGGCTGGCTGCTGTTCGGCGGCATGAGCCCGCCGCACCAGTTCCGCTCGGCGATGGGGCAGGCGTTTGCCATAGCGATTGTGGCGTGGGCAACCTGTTTCCTCATAACATTGGCGGTCAGCCTGTTCACAAAACCGAAACCCGATGAAGAAATGCGCGGGCTGGTTTACAGCCTCACACAACGGCCGGTATCCACGGAAAAACGCTGGTATATGCGCCCCGGCCCGCTGGCGGCGGGCGTGCTGATAATGACGCTGGCGCTCAATTACATTTTTCACTAG
- a CDS encoding ZIP family metal transporter yields the protein MLTTLIAVLIGNVLSAALAGVVLFLKKDDLRAIMPYLISFATGTLLTTGFAGILPEAAEALPVKTVMLILLGGILAFMLLEKTLIWRHCHAQHCEVHPASGYLIIAGDTLHNFFDGMAIAVSFGVSSALGVMTTIAIFAHEIPQELGDLAVLLHGGFSKKRAFYWNIVSSCVALAGAAAGYFALEAVAGIGPYALSLSAASIIYVSMSDLIPSMSSKIQTGPRHFIALLAGAGLMLLFLSHGHA from the coding sequence ATGCTGACAACGCTTATCGCGGTATTGATAGGGAATGTGCTGTCCGCCGCACTGGCGGGCGTGGTGCTGTTCCTGAAAAAAGACGATCTCCGCGCGATCATGCCTTATCTCATAAGTTTCGCGACCGGCACGCTGCTCACCACGGGCTTTGCGGGAATCCTGCCCGAAGCGGCGGAAGCCCTGCCGGTGAAAACCGTCATGCTCATTCTGCTGGGCGGGATACTGGCGTTCATGCTGCTTGAAAAAACGCTGATCTGGCGGCACTGCCACGCGCAGCACTGCGAAGTTCATCCGGCGTCGGGCTACCTCATTATCGCGGGCGACACGCTGCACAACTTTTTCGACGGGATGGCGATAGCGGTTTCGTTCGGCGTATCTTCAGCGCTGGGCGTGATGACAACCATCGCCATTTTCGCGCACGAGATACCGCAGGAACTGGGCGATCTGGCGGTTCTGCTGCATGGCGGCTTCTCGAAAAAACGGGCGTTTTACTGGAACATCGTGTCCAGCTGCGTGGCGCTGGCGGGCGCGGCGGCTGGCTATTTCGCGCTGGAGGCGGTGGCGGGAATAGGGCCTTACGCACTGTCACTGTCGGCGGCCAGCATTATATACGTTTCAATGTCGGACCTTATTCCTTCGATGTCCAGCAAAATCCAGACCGGGCCGCGGCATTTCATCGCTCTGCTCGCCGGAGCAGGCCTCATGCTTCTTTTCCTCTCGCATGGACATGCCTAA
- a CDS encoding tetratricopeptide repeat protein yields the protein MKNSIIVYQLSRADPRHPPQAALRQSAGVAKTRQFPYYLQTGEYMAGKHDLKIAELKNEIAASPGKAELYVELGLVCYAAKNPQDALAAFDKAIELAPAQAASHNNRGIMLSALKRYAEAAESFNKAIDLDPAYAGAYNNLGVALAADGRLDDAVGAYRKAVELAPEFAHALRNLCKGLEEQKKLPEAIAAYRALEAVTWRQLWKDHNLEPDTVLPGMIAECRDVLQTHPDDTAHLVFLGRALLHENKAAEAVGLFQKVIEAEKDNSDAHYLLAIALIESKARSGPEN from the coding sequence TTGAAAAATTCCATTATAGTATACCAACTTTCTCGCGCGGATCCCCGCCACCCGCCACAGGCGGCCCTGCGGCAGAGCGCCGGGGTTGCAAAGACGCGGCAATTTCCCTATTATCTACAGACTGGAGAATATATGGCAGGCAAACACGATCTGAAAATAGCCGAACTGAAAAACGAAATCGCCGCCAGTCCCGGCAAGGCGGAGCTGTACGTCGAACTGGGTCTGGTGTGCTATGCCGCAAAAAACCCGCAGGACGCGCTGGCCGCGTTTGACAAGGCGATCGAACTTGCGCCCGCGCAGGCCGCGTCCCATAATAACCGGGGCATAATGCTGTCCGCTCTCAAGCGTTACGCCGAGGCGGCGGAGTCGTTTAACAAGGCCATAGACCTTGATCCGGCGTATGCCGGCGCGTACAACAATCTTGGCGTCGCGCTGGCGGCCGACGGCAGGCTGGATGACGCGGTGGGCGCGTACCGAAAGGCTGTGGAGCTGGCGCCGGAATTCGCGCACGCCTTGCGCAACCTGTGCAAAGGGCTGGAGGAGCAGAAAAAACTGCCCGAGGCTATCGCGGCATACCGCGCTCTGGAGGCGGTCACCTGGCGGCAGTTATGGAAGGATCATAATCTGGAGCCGGATACGGTTCTTCCGGGCATGATTGCCGAATGCCGCGATGTGCTGCAAACGCATCCCGACGATACCGCGCACCTTGTTTTCCTCGGGCGCGCGCTGCTGCATGAGAACAAGGCGGCGGAGGCGGTCGGGCTGTTTCAGAAAGTTATTGAGGCTGAAAAGGACAATTCCGACGCGCATTATCTGCTTGCTATCGCCCTGATCGAGTCCAAAGCCCGGTCCGGGCCTGAAAACTGA
- a CDS encoding proton-conducting transporter membrane subunit has product MKDLVLLLSSTAVLIISAFLSLALRKQPGLAAFAAIAGCVLAAVSGLAAIALSGFHSALALPWPVPGGQFHIALDSISALFLAPLYILCACGALYGRRYGGLNSKTGYSFFLYNILAASMAVVFTARNAVLFLTAWEMMTLSSFLLVVLDYGSEESRKAGWLYLIATHIGTACIIALFGAAWHMTGSAEFSAFPPAFAKLPFAAVALLTVAGFGTKAGFFPLHVWLPKAHPAAPSHVSAVMSGIMIKAGIYGIIRMMTLVDLIPFWFGAALAAIGIVSGILGVLFALAQHDLKSLLAYHSVENIGIIALGLGTGYMGAAAGRPEIAFIGFAGGLLHVINHAFFKGLLFMGAGSVQHATGLRDMDKLGGLLRAMPLTGATFLIGAAAISGLPPFNGFISEFLIYSGAFRLMMAGGHSGLAGLAVLTALALIGGLAAACFAKAFGMVFLGLPRTRLAAAPAESPALMTAPMILLAALCVLTGVAPQAAAKLAILPALTLSGADYGGLPQVLQPIGLTAAMVILLSALVWFLRDRLLAGRKVTAAGTWSCGYSAPTAAMQYTASSFAQPIVDMFGLGTAKKISRPQGLFPVSAEFHSHTPDPARDMLFSPVFRYIDTRMSALRVIQHGNIQTYILYIAAALVALLVWTVL; this is encoded by the coding sequence GTGAAAGACTTGGTTCTTCTGCTCAGTTCGACAGCAGTTTTAATAATTTCCGCTTTTTTATCGCTTGCCCTGCGAAAACAGCCCGGGCTGGCCGCGTTCGCCGCCATTGCGGGATGCGTTCTGGCCGCCGTTTCCGGCCTTGCGGCCATCGCGCTTTCCGGCTTTCACTCCGCGCTCGCATTGCCGTGGCCCGTACCCGGCGGACAGTTTCATATCGCGCTTGACTCCATCAGCGCGCTTTTCCTTGCCCCGCTTTACATCCTGTGCGCCTGCGGAGCGTTATACGGCAGACGCTACGGCGGGCTCAACAGCAAAACCGGCTACAGTTTTTTTCTTTATAATATACTCGCAGCCTCAATGGCGGTTGTATTCACGGCACGCAACGCGGTGCTGTTTCTGACGGCGTGGGAGATGATGACGCTGTCGTCTTTCCTGCTGGTCGTGCTGGATTACGGCAGCGAAGAATCCCGCAAGGCCGGCTGGCTTTACCTGATTGCCACTCACATCGGCACCGCGTGCATAATCGCTTTGTTCGGCGCGGCGTGGCACATGACAGGCTCGGCGGAATTCTCGGCGTTTCCGCCGGCGTTCGCCAAACTGCCTTTTGCCGCGGTCGCGCTGCTGACTGTGGCCGGATTCGGCACGAAAGCCGGCTTTTTCCCCCTGCATGTGTGGCTGCCGAAAGCGCACCCGGCTGCGCCGAGCCATGTGTCGGCGGTGATGTCAGGCATAATGATAAAGGCGGGTATTTACGGGATCATCCGCATGATGACGCTGGTGGACTTGATCCCGTTCTGGTTCGGCGCCGCGCTGGCGGCCATTGGCATAGTGTCGGGCATACTGGGCGTATTGTTCGCGCTGGCTCAGCATGACCTTAAAAGCCTGCTCGCCTACCACAGCGTGGAAAACATCGGCATTATCGCGCTGGGGCTGGGAACAGGATACATGGGCGCGGCGGCAGGCCGGCCTGAAATCGCGTTCATCGGGTTTGCCGGAGGGTTGCTGCACGTTATAAATCACGCGTTTTTCAAAGGCCTGCTGTTTATGGGCGCGGGCTCGGTGCAGCACGCGACCGGCCTGCGGGACATGGACAAACTGGGCGGCCTACTGCGGGCCATGCCGCTGACAGGCGCGACTTTCCTGATCGGAGCCGCCGCTATTTCCGGGCTGCCTCCATTCAACGGCTTCATCAGCGAATTCCTGATTTACTCCGGCGCGTTCCGGCTGATGATGGCAGGCGGGCACTCCGGGCTGGCGGGGCTGGCGGTATTAACCGCGCTGGCTCTAATCGGAGGGCTTGCCGCGGCGTGTTTCGCCAAAGCGTTCGGCATGGTTTTTCTCGGGCTGCCGCGCACGAGGCTGGCGGCCGCGCCCGCAGAATCGCCCGCGCTGATGACCGCGCCGATGATACTGCTTGCCGCATTATGCGTTTTAACAGGCGTTGCTCCGCAGGCGGCGGCAAAGCTGGCGATTCTTCCCGCGCTGACGCTGAGCGGAGCGGATTACGGGGGCCTGCCTCAGGTTTTACAGCCTATCGGGCTGACGGCAGCGATGGTAATACTGTTATCCGCGCTTGTCTGGTTCCTGCGCGACAGGCTGCTGGCAGGGCGCAAAGTGACCGCCGCCGGAACCTGGAGCTGCGGCTACAGCGCGCCGACCGCGGCAATGCAATACACCGCATCCTCTTTCGCGCAGCCGATCGTGGATATGTTCGGGCTTGGCACCGCAAAAAAAATCAGCCGGCCGCAGGGCCTGTTCCCGGTTTCGGCGGAGTTTCACAGCCATACGCCCGACCCGGCGCGCGACATGCTGTTCAGCCCGGTTTTCAGATATATTGACACACGAATGTCTGCCCTGCGCGTCATACAGCACGGCAATATACAAACCTATATCCTTTATATAGCCGCCGCGCTGGTGGCCTTGCTTGTATGGACGGTGCTATGA